ctgagactatccgagtagatgaaatagtggtctaagGGCAGTGagcgaatgtgttccaaggtaCAATAAATGGCGGCTAGCTCGGCAACGTGAACAGAGCATGGCTCTTGAAGCTTGtacgaagcttcaaagccctcGTTGTACACTGCAAAGCCAGTTGCATTGCCAAATTTAGAGCCATcagtaaaaaacatttttgcggATTCAATTCCacgtacttttgaagcaaagattgaaggaataatGTTTGAACGGATATGGTCTGGAATGCCACGGATTTCCTCGGTCATTGATACATCGAAACTTATCGAAGAACTGCTTGACGGATAAAAGTGATTCGTATCTGAATTTAATACAGATGAATTGATTTCTAATTGAATGAATGTGTGGTAGATATTCAAATATCTTGACTGTGGATTAATATTCAAAAGcctctcaaaattttcaatcaccaATGGATTCATAGATTCACTTCGAATCAagaaacgtagcgataaatcgaagaaccgatttttcaacggcattactcccgccagtacttcgagactcATCGTATGGGTCGattgcatacaacccatggcaatacgcaagcaacgatactgtattcgttcaaGTTTGATCAAATGAGATTTCGCGGCGGatccaaagcaaaagcttccgtattctagaactgacagtatcgttgtttggtataacctgatgaggtcaTGGGGATGAGcgccccaccaggttccagtaatcgttcgaagaaaattgattctcttttggcatttttgagtcaagtaggtacctaatatgttttccccagaggcatttagagtcgaaccagacacctaGATATTTAAAGGACTTTGATCATAAGGAGCTCaatttgaggaggggaatgcttccttgaaaaaactactaactctgttttactaggcgaaaactcaATTCCTAAGTTTTGTGCCCAATCCGATAAATTATTCAGGGTATCTTGTAACGGAGATTTAAGCTGGGTGACTTTTTTACCTGTAGTGTAAACTACACAGTCATCTGCTAGCTGCCTAAGCGTACAATTTGCTACCAAGCAATTGTCGATTTCTCGAACATAAAAATTGTACAGCAGGGGACTCAAACACGAGCCTTGCGGAAGGCCCATAAAACTTGTTCTGGTTATTGTTGTTTCTTCATGTTGAAAATGCATTACTTTTTCGGGCAGCAAATTTTTTAGGAAGTTGTTTATTATTGGCGACAAACCGCAAGTGTGTAgtttttccattaaaatttctattgataTTGAGTCAAAGGCCCATTTGATATCCAAAAATACTGCAGCCATCTGCTCTTTTTTAGCAAATGCTAATTGGATTTCTGCAGAAAGCAGTGCTAAACAATCattcgtacccttgcctctacgaaaaccaaattgagtTCTCGACAGTAAGTTATTAGATTCGACCCATTTATCTAaccgaaagagaatcattttttcaagcaattttcgGAGATATgagagcattgcaatcggcctatacgaattgtaatcagaaactggctagtgaacggtagacaatgtgcaactcgagaccccatacacccaaccttcgggtagtggtcatatcacctcttgtctgcaactccgatgctctacctccccgtggtgctagctggggtgcgagcaaccttagcggagatcgggtacccaaccccggtggatgctttggtagcatgcagactgagtcagggggcttcgtacgcgtctgttctccatgtcaggggtgGATGAATTACCGAACGTAAAAGGGGATTCTTTCGTTACGTCAGATGATAAATTATTATTCCCCGCTGTTACCGGAGTTGTATCTGTAATGTTGTCCTGCTCACATCGTATGTTATGTGGAGAGAGATCGTTTAATAGAAAGTCTTCATCGGAAAGCATCTCTTCCGAAATGACTTCCTCCACTTCTCCTTCGTCATCATCCGCCatcgatcaaacaaattttagatcaataagcttaaataataattgcagtctataaattttcaaatatgcaGCAAAAGAGAAGAAACTAATGATAAAGTTTAGAAGCAGAAAATAAGGtagaaaaagaggaaaaaaaaaggatacttAAATAGGTTGGCAACCCTATACCAAGGGTATAGTCCGTCTGAACCAGGCACGTGTTTTCGATGATGGTGGCTATTGTTATCACCACAAAACAGAAACAATCGGTGGTATCGACCGATTGTTCTTCCTAGACCAAGGCCGATGATGATAATGGGCTGGCAGCTGTGCAACCAAAATGGATTCCCAACTGACGATCAACTCAGCACAACAAAGCACTCAGATTGGGAAAGCACTTAATCACCAATTGTCCGTTTCACTTTGGATGAGAAGAATCGTAACGGCCCCAACGGTATAAATACCCGGATATAGCGACAAAAAACGCACTTGTATCACTTTGAACTGCACTAGCTAGAAAATTACGACCGTCTACAGCGAGTGATAAGGGACGAATGAATTCTAATAGTTCTGTAAGTTTAAAATCACTGTCTGAGCTTCTCCTTGAAAACTGCCATGGATTCCGCGATAGTTTGTATTGGGGAATGGTTCCAGTGAGACGTGCCATGAATCAGGGTACTTTTCATAGATGAAAATCTCCATGAAGCGCATTCTAGTCTAGGATGTCTTCGGGTTTTCGATAAAACTGCGCAATGATCTGGAGCCATTCATGAATGCCAGTCTTGTGGTGGCATGAAAACTGTGGTTGGGACGACGTTATTAGCAATCGAATTCTAGCCAAAAGAGAACGGTATATCAAAAGGACTGTCAGAAGTTGAGGCACTCAAGATTCAATAGTGCTACTTCTCCACAGCGTCTGTTCCAATATCGAAAACCAATTTAACCACACATGCTAGTGAAAACGCATATGGAAGGGCTACATACTTTCGGATCAAAATCTACGGTCAAGCACATTGTGTTATTGTTGCTGCAAAGACGAAGGTGGCCAGACTGCACCATTTATCGATTTCTCGACTAGTGCTCTTGGCGGCCTTTCCTGGTGCACCGAGAAGGTTTTTTTCTAGGCGGACTCGTTGACAGTCCTCTCGTGGATAGTAAGAGACCATCGAAAATACAAACAGTAGTAGTAGGAGTAACAAGTGCGAATTTCTAACTTTCTAAAAActacaattaattaaaattgtaCTGTTACTCAGGCCAGCCTAGCCGAAGGCACTCTTTGCAGGGTGTTCGGTCGGATTGCAGAAACCATTAAAAGCCGAAAAAACTACCTCTACAATCTCTTTCTAAAAACTCATGTATAATTATCGTTTTAGTTATGAGCTACCGCTTAAACATTGCTTCAAACCCCGGAACGATCTAGCAAAATGCTTCATCATCTCCATCCCCATCATACCCCAATCTCAAGGAAGAGTATGCTGTATGGCGCTTCCTGTTGGAAGCGACAAGccaaacaaaatattcattaatACTCTTACGTTTTGTAACATAAGTGTTTTCCGTAACCTGAACTAATAGGTAATTGTAACTCTAGACTAcgttaaagttaataaattacaaatacttGCCGTGACCCCAATTTCGGCCAGAGGTCGGACAGTCAGCGATTCATATGCCACCTGGAAACATTTACCAAAAAACCAGAAACACTGGTCTACTTTCGGTTTTTTACTTTTCCTTCCTTTCACTGGAAGCTTCTTCAATTATGTGCCATCCCGGTTCTTTATGAGCGGTAGAATCACTCATACCCGGCCAGTTACCAAATCCCACCCTCCCCTTCTCCCCCGATCAACCACACCATACACAGGAACAAGACAACCAAACGAACCGGCAACGATAGTTGCGAGAGCACCCGGATATTTTCGTGGAGAAATCCCATCACTTTGCCTCTTCGGCCACACAATTGCCCCTACGGCCAAACTAGAAAAGCTTGttatgctgctgttgctgatctGATGGTTTCCTTAGCCTTCCTGCACAACGAAGATTTTTATCACACCGGTACCGGTAATTGACTCCCGGAACTTTACGGGATTTTGCACCGCTTAATGGCTAACAAATGGGCCGCAAGctatttcctttttttgattttcatacacaaattcttttctttttggGTTCACTTTTTGTGCCCCTTGTGAGCCTTCCCGATCCCCCGAAAAGGCATAACCACGATCAACCTCGCGTGATCCAATTCACTATAGCGACCGAGGCGGCCCAACAACCCGAGAACGATGGCCGCGCAAACACCGGTTTGACCGAAATATCGCACCAAGTCCCGAAGATAccaataaaataaacttaacgGCTTCCGACGAAGTTCAAATTGGCCGCACTTGTCGTATATAACCGAAAACatcaagaatttcaaaatcaaaacaaacgtatgGAAAATATTTAGTACAGTTGCAGGATGGCATATCTGTACTAACTGATTTTAGAACATTTGCAGGATGGATGGATTTATAAATCCATGCCATCCTGCAAATGTTCTAAAACAGCTAACGGGTACCCACGAAATGCagcgaaaattatttaaaaaagactCTACCATGCGTCATTTTAGCCTAGTCCAGTGTAAGCGTGTGAgcaagaatttgtttatttagtaCGGATCGGTGTCATCCTGCATCGTCTGTCAGTTTCGCAGCTGTTTTCGGAAATTTTGATTCCAGAGCGCTGCACGCGTCGACTCCGGCTTTCGGTACAACCCAGACGGAGACGAGCCATGGCCATGCTGCCAACACCACAATCGACAAGATTTTCGGTGGTTTGGAGGGAGCAGAACCAACACCGCACAAGTAGCAGCTGCAGATCCGGTTTTCGGGGGATTCGTAACGGCGCAACCTTAAAGGCGGGTTCGACTGATTTCGAAGAGTTCGGTGCGATAGCTACCATTTCGACTGTAGGGGGTTCCGGGACAACGCCCGCCACTTGGgtaatgcaataaaaaaaatataatttttatctcaTATTGCTAACGACGCCCTTTGTTTGTAGCTCCCGCTTTTGATGGAATCGGAGGATTCGGAAAGGACAATCAGAAGCAGTTCGCTTCCGTTCCGGTTCGAGCATACTAATAATTTTACCAACACCGGTTTTGAAGAATTTAGTAGCTCCTTCGGAGCGGGAACTTTCCCGTAGCCACAACCGACTCTAATTCTGGCATAAGAAGCTTTGGTCCAACCGATTTTCAATGTTGCGATCTTCGCTCATCGCTAATTGGAATTATTTGCACGCCATGCTGGGCACCGAGACACACTTTACTCGCCCACGTTGACTCCGGCTTTCGGTACAACCCAGACGGTGACGAGCCATGGCCAGGCTGCCAACACCACAACCAACACGATTTTCAATGGTTTGGAGGGAGCAGAACCAACACAGCACAAGTAGCAGCTGCAGATCTGGTTCTCGAAAGATTCGGAACGGCTACAACCTCAAAGGCGGATACGGCTGGCTTGGAGGATTTGGTGCGATAGCTGCAGCGGTATTCGGAGGTTTCGGGACAACGCCACTTGGgtaatgcaataaaaaaaaatttttttcctccTATTGCTAACGACGCCCTTTGTTTTTAGCTCCCACTTTTGATGGAATCGGAGGATTCGGAAAGGACAATCAGAAGCAGTTCGTTTCTGTTCCCGTTCGAGCATACTAATACTTTTATCAACACAGGTTTTAAAGAATTTAGTAGCTCCTTAGGAGCGGGAACTTTCGCGTAGCAACCggcaaaaaatggttaaaaatcgTGCTAACGTTTTAGCATCAGCAGTAGCAACAACCGGAtctaattctgaaaaaaagaagCTTTGCCCAACCGATTTTCATTGTTTCGATCATCGCTCTTCGTCAACTGGAATGATTTGCACGCCATGCTAGGCACCGAGAAAGCCTTTACTCGCCCACCAATGCGCCGGAGGACGTCACAGCTAGTTATTACCTTTGTTGGTTCGAAACCAATGCTACCCGTACCCGGTGAGGAAAACAAAACTAGCCTGGAATTTGACTCACCACGAGTTAATCCGAAAGATAAATGAAGGATCAGCAGCTGCATTTTGTCATCGGTTTGAGTCAAATTTTCGGCAGTAAACTCAATCTTTGGAAGAAAACAAGGGTTAGATCATTATGTATGTTGGAGAAAATTCCATCCAACGATATAAAGCCTGTCACGGAAGTATCGAGCTGTATGAATCAACCGACAACAACTCATCTCGATTGTCAGTTGTCGCTGTCGCTTTCGTCATACCAGAGGAGGGttagttgaaagttgaaagaatACCTCTACAATCCAACCAAAGAAATCGACACTCGAATGTGGCAAGAAGTCAAAACCGATAACCCTGATTCAAATCGAAAACATATTTCGCACACTGCACACTGAAGAGcacttattatttttcttaaactaGTGTACCGAAACTAGACAACATTACTAGGTACTTGAACAATTTCAGATATCACTCATTCAACTCTATTGTAAGGCCAACACTTGAATGTtgtattttatgttttcaaaatctatATTAAAGTTGGTAAATGGTGCCTGGGCAATGAAAGGCGACTTTATGGAAGTCGGTTGAAGCTtccaataatttataaaatgaaccgacattcgaataaaaaaatgtggattcctatttgaactttaaaaatacataaataaaaagATGAATATCACCCACGCTGAACATGTTTGCTCATATGCATTGCAAAATATTCATAGCTCTTGTTTTCAGGGGATGGAAGGTAACAGATAGAAGGGTTTTGCAATgactcaataaataaatttaggaCTTCGAACGTATTTTTTCGGAAAGGAACACAAATCATTCCATTTACAGTTTGATGGTGGTTATCTGAGCAGCTAACTGTTTATATGTTTCAATCGTTTTACTTGTTTGATGAACAAGCGACTTCAGGACCATTGCCGATGGGTGGGcaatctaaaataaaatttgattgtaATCATCAATTCTAAACTTCTTATCATTGTTTtgctcaaaattacaaaaaagttaataccgggaaaaaaaaattcaagcagCGTTTCGGGTGAATCTTTTCTTCTTAAACTATTGACAAAACGAAAGATAGGAGGAAATTTCCGTTCcgtctcttttcaaaaacagctCTCGATAACTTGTATTTCGATTTTCGATAGATATCAGACATAAGTTTACGTTTTGCTTGCTGACATGCAGGTTGGATTGATGTTGCATTTTGCATACTTCATGTGTTTCATGGTATTCAGAAAGCTTGTAGGTAGCAATTGAAATCTCACCTCGTACTCTGGTGCGTACTGGAATAATTAGCAATCAAAGCATACGCTTGTTTTTATACAATATTacgctatgtttttttttcatatggacTTAACTGACTAAACGTAATTTTTCTTTGTCAAATAGGTAGATTGAAAAGATGAACATCCCACGCTAATAAATTTCAGTAATTGTGTGAAAGATTGATAATAATTATGAGatatttcagttgaaaaataaatgaaaaacttaaaatattcaaatttcagctAACCAGCAGCTTAATATACTGattataaaaactattcataATCACTTTGATGTCAGTTTATAGAGTTGTAGGTTACCGAGGCTAATGCTGTCACAAATagcaaatttcacaaaaataaatgtCTAACGAATGTCAGATAAATTAAAGATGTGCCAACTGGGAGTtgtttaagtagtaaattgaaCTCATTTGATTCTTGGAGtcttttcttttacaaaatttgtaccCAATGCTTTTCGTGttaagaaaatttaagatttaggTTTCAGCCATCTGAAGTAGTTCTTCACTTTTTCTTTGGGATTTTCATCCATTGTAAGATCCATAATAACGGCATTTCTATAATTTCAAAAGCTTTAAGTTGGCACCACAATTCCACCAcagtttcaaaatttgctatatattttacatatttgaagatttttttgggaaaattataaagaaagaTATAACAGCAATCCGTCATTGTAGAAATAAAGTATACTTTATATAAGTatagaattcaattttaaataaaaaacgaatAAGGATTTAAAGGAATATTATATGGAACCTACATTTTGTGAACCAGATGATAAGAAATTCATTGATTAGTGTTTATCGTATGAATACACACTAGCTGATTCCTTCAACAGACTTAAGTCATAGTTTAatactttttaaattatgtatatctaatttaacatttaacattgtgAATCTGTTGTCAATCCCAGGCACTATTCTTTTGACCTGTGATCAAAATttatggcctcggtcaatcacggagccacaccagcgatcgtggaGCTCAAAATGCTATAATTTATTGTTCTTCGAACAGTCCCATTAATCCTTCATTGCTATACTCAACTCAACTAAAAATACGAAGTCAGAGATATCTAACGGATTTATTGTCAATCAAATATATTTATAGTGGAAAAGCATTTTGGATTTACGATTTaaagtg
Above is a genomic segment from Uranotaenia lowii strain MFRU-FL unplaced genomic scaffold, ASM2978415v1 HiC_scaffold_352, whole genome shotgun sequence containing:
- the LOC129759975 gene encoding uncharacterized protein LOC129759975; this translates as MAMLPTPQSTRFSVVWREQNQHRTSSSCRSGFRGIRNGATLKAGSTDFEEFGAIATISTVGGSGTTPATWLPLLMESEDSERTIRSSSLPFRFEHTNNFTNTGFEEFSSSFGAGTFP